In a genomic window of Hippoglossus stenolepis isolate QCI-W04-F060 chromosome 17, HSTE1.2, whole genome shotgun sequence:
- the sall3b gene encoding sal-like protein 3b, with protein MSRRKQAKPQHLGSDEEATRSGRVCSDGITGGMEREETNGGCHSREDTHICDKCCAEFFSWTELSDHQKVCTEDPLVLIVKDSEGTPAPEESPAGPSPVPSLSSSGSSPGESSDAGFELVNDDSLDHLEESREQDEAMELELCPQDKFTCSPQPPDSVEPSSAQVSAADSYSMPGTNVTLEILHSTRVAVAQFSQGINGSGVGGKAASAAIPVILEHLLALQQQQVHQLQLIEQICSQVAVMNRQPTQAALNPGSRSRSLTQKPFSSQGINPPPILALSGSTPSSVNGRAAVSLSSMLEKSQNIPPLTVCGKSTFRDVTCTSASSETPSLSSSSSSIPTLLPPYTGSHTSSLSCTQTLSSSSPLSLGQSSLLSSSSNLPFLPQSPPSSVIFPNPLASIAATANALDPLAALMKHRKGKLSSVSLFETKPSPEEPFFKHKCRFCAKVFGSDSALQIHLRSHTGERPFKCNICGNRFSTKGNLKVHFQRHKEKYPHVQMNPYPVPEYLDNVPTSSGIPYGMSLPPEKPVTSWLDSKPVVATLPATMGLPLSSTITSIGGSNDPVSVTPSVRSPYQPSPGECVSLSPNHRGSEAHFSPVSESPLSNLEKEASNIPKTEGVHLPQSCTLRLRATPVTETTSSTIPSVATTPEPVTPASPDPNSPPLSLNSEETKFPSLGLFDSMQTSETSKLQQLVESIDKKITDPNQCVLCHRVLSCQSALKMHYRIHTGERPFKCKVCGRAFTTKGNLKTHIGVHRENPPVLVQHSCPICQKKFTNAVVLQQHIRMHMVGQIPDSTLVDGLQEMDSDTSINGKNFDSLSSNSNDFIDDISMEDDIEEEEVENMREDGSPSRPLISDCNSPPRSFAIVSSLAALENQMRMIDSTVNLNHCFSMKPLTNGFNDGSQLNIKCTLSEKRLGNSSPNVSESSCSPRAPESPIRSNSEGMTIKSPAVKSHRPESQEPLAASVKREESESPTSAAAQGRRGTQAGKLCVKEETPYSLSFQLSRDRGQTLPSLVTSTSSAAIKTEVNGHSHRNNTPEGQHPPFSVHIPPAYPSVGSPAMTSLLGPAPPRRPPKQHNCNACGKNFSSASALQIHERTHTGEKPFVCSICGRAFTTKGNLKVHMGTHMWNNAPARRGRRLSVENPMALLGGEALKFGEMFQKDLAARAMNVDSGFWNRYATAITNSLAMKNNEISVIQNRGLSQLHPLSAGMDRVSAAGSPITSLTKTSMDRHFSMLIDDSKEIGIN; from the exons GCATCACGGGAggcatggagagagaggagacgaaTGGAGGCTGCCACAGCAGAGAGGACACGCACATCTGTGACAAATGCTGTGCTGAGTTCTTCTCTTGGACGGAACTGAGCGACCATCAGAAAGTCTGCACTGAGGATCCGCTGGTGCTGATAGTTAAGGACAGTGAAGGGACGCCTGCTCCTGAGGAATCTCCTGCGGGACCCTCTCCGGTTCCGAGCCTTTCGTCCAGTGGCTCGTCCCCAGGAGAGTCCAGCGACGCAGGCTTTGAGCTGGTGAACGACGACAGTCTGGATCATTTAGAGGAAAGCAGGGAGCAGGATGAAGCCATGGAGCTCGAGCTTTGCCCACAGGACAAATTCACCTGCAGCCCTCAGCCTCCAGACTCAGTCGAGCCCTCGTCTGCCCAGGTGTCGGCCGCCGACAGCTACAGCATGCCCGGCACGAATGTGACGCTGGAGATCCTTCACAGCACCCGAGTGGCCGTAGCCCAGTTCTCCCAGGGGATCAACGGCAGCGGTGTGGGAGGGAAGGCAGCCTCGGCGGCCATCCCGGTGATCCTGGAGCACCTGCTGgctctgcagcaacaacaggtcCATCAGCTGCAGCTTATTGAGCAGATCTGCAGCCAGGTGGCCGTCATGAACAGACAACCAACACAAGCTGCGTTAAACCCAGGCTCCAGGTCCCGGTCTCTGACACAGAAACCCTTCTCCTCTCAAGGCATCAACCCTCCTCCCATCCTGGCTCTGTCAGGATCAACTCCCTCCTCCGTTAATGGACGGGCGGCGGTTTCTTTGTCATCCATGCTTGAAAAGTCACAAAATATCCCCCCACTAACTGTGTGTGGGAAGTCCACCTTCAGAGACGTTACATGTACCTCAGCCTCCTCAGAAACTCCATctctgtccagcagcagcagcagcatccccaCGTTACTGCCTCCTTACACAGGCTCACACACCAGCAGCCTCAGCTGCACTCAGACACTGAGCTCTTCCAGTCCACTGTCCCTGGGGCAGAGCAGCCTCCTCAGCTCATCCTCCAACCTGCCATTTCTACCTCAGAGCCCCCCCAGCAGTGTAATCTTCCCCAATCCGTTGGCGAGCATCGCTGCCACAGCTAATGCACTTGACCCCCTTGCAGCCCTGATGAAGCACAGGAAAGGGAAACTGTCTAGCGTCTCCTTGTTTGAAACGAAGCCCAGCCCGGAGGAACCCTTCTTCAAGCATAAATGCAGGTTCTGTGCCAAAGTGTTTGGCAGCGACAGCGCTCTGCAGATCCACCTGCGCTCGCATACAGGAGAGCGGCCCTTCAAATGCAACATCTGCGGCAATCGCTTTTCCACTAAAGGGAACTTAAAGGTGCACTTCCAGAGGCATAAAGAGAAGTATCCTCATGTGCAGATGAACCCCTACCCGGTGCCAGAGTATCTAGACAACGTGCCAACAAGTTCTGGGATTCCCTATGGAATGTCCCTCCCTCCAGAAAAACCCGTCACCTCATGGCTTGATAGCAAACCTGTTGTAGCAACTCTGCCGGCCACCATGGGTCTTCCGCTGTCCTCCACTATTACCAGTATCGGAGGCTCAAATGACCCTGTAAGTGTAACACCATCCGTTAGGTCTCCCTACCAGCCATCTCCTGgtgaatgtgtgtctttgtcacCTAACCACAGAGGCAGCGAGGCTCATTTCTCTCCTGTTTCAGAGTCTCCACTGTCTAACCTGGAGAAGGAAGCATCTAATATACCGAAAACAGAGGGAGTACACCTGCCTCAGAGCTGCACCCTGAGGCTGAGAGCCACCCCAGTGACAGAAACAACCAGCTCCACAATCCCATCTGTGGCCACTACACCCGAACCCGTCACCCCAGCGTCGCCCGACCCCAATTCCCCGCCACTGTCGCTCAACTCTGAGGAAACTAAATTCCCTTCACTGGGTCTctttgattctatgcaaaccTCTGAAACCTCAAAGCTTCAGCAGCTGGTGGAGAGTATCGACAAAAAGATCACGGACCCCAACCAGTGCGTGCTCTGTCACCGTGTCCTCAGCTGTCAGAGTGCGCTGAAGATGCACTATCGCATTCACACCGGGGAGAGGCCCTTTAAATGCAAAGTGTGCGGCAGGGCTTTCACCACCAAAGGTAACCTGAAGACGCACATCGGCGTTCACAGAGAAAATCCTCCGGTCCTGGTGCAACACTCGTGTCCCATTTGCCAGAAGAAGTTCACCAACGCCGTTGTTCTTCAGCAGCATATCCGCATGCACATGGTCGGGCAGATTCCAGACTCGACCCTCGTGGACGGGCTGCAGGAGATGGACAGCGACACCTCCATCAACGGGAAGAACTTTGACAGcctcagcagcaacagcaatgACTTTATTGATGACATTTCAATGGAGGATGAtattgaggaggaagaggtggaaaaTATGAGGGAAGACGGGAGTCCCTCTCGACCGTTGATCTCTGATTGCAACTCTCCTCCCAGGTCGTTTGCCATCGTTTCAAGTTTAGCAGCTCTGGAGAACCAAATGAGGATGATTGACTCGACTGTAAACCTAAACCACTGCTTCAGTATGAAACCCCTGACAAATGGTTTTAACGACGGCAGCCAACTGAAcattaaatgtactttatcGGAGAAAAGGTTGGGAAACTCCAGCCCGAACGTGTCAGAATCCTCCTGCTCGCCTCGTGCACCCGAGTCTCCCATTCGAAGCAACTCAGAGGGAATGACGATCAAATCTCCTGCAGTGAAAAGCCACAGGCCAGAATCCCAGGAGCCGTTGGCAGCGTCGGTGAAGAGAGAGGAGTCTGAGTCTCCCACCTCTGCAGCGGCTCAGGGGCGGAGAGGAACACAAGCtggaaaactgtgtgtgaaaGAAGAGACTCCGTACAGTTTGTCTTTCCAGCTGAGCAGAGACAGAG gtcagaccCTCCCCAGCCTGGTCACCAGCACATCATCAGCCGCCATAAAAACCGAGGTGAACGGTCACAGTCACCGGAACAACACGCCCGAAGGTCAGCACCCGCCGTTCAGCGTCCACATCCCCCCGGCTTATCCGTCCGTCGGCAGCCCAGCGATGACGTCCCTGCTCGGCCCCGCGCCGCCTCGACGGCCGCCGAAGCAGCACAACTGCAACGCCTGTGGGAAGAACTTCTCGTCAGCCAGCGCTCTGCAGATTCACGAGCGCACGCACACCGGAGAGAAACCGTTCGTCTGCTCCATCTGCGGCAGAGCGTTCACCACTAAAGGCAATCTGAAG GTTCACATGGGAACTCACATGTGGAACAACGCACCAGCCCGGAGAGGCAGGCGGCTGTCGGTGGAGAACCCCATGGCCCTGCTGGGCGGGGAGGCCCTGAAGTTCGGCGAGATGTTCCAGAAGGACCTGGCAGCTCGGGCCATGAACGTAGACTCCGGATTTTGGAACCGCTACGCCACAGCGATCACCAACAGCCTGGCCATGAAGAACAACGAGATCTCGGTGATCCAGAACAGAGGCCTCTCTCAGCTTCACCCTCTGAGTGCAGGCATGGACAGAGTGAGCGCCGCAGGAAGCCCCATAACCAGTCTCACCAAGACGAGCATGGACAGACATTTCTCTATGCTGATTGATGACAGCAAAGAAATTGGAATAAATTGA